A region from the Brassica napus cultivar Da-Ae chromosome C8, Da-Ae, whole genome shotgun sequence genome encodes:
- the LOC125591278 gene encoding phosphoinositide phosphatase SAC5-like, which produces MGSEPRDEPRRKLVDLPFLHKFKLYSTHTNYYLIGRDENKTFWRILKIDRTDPTELNLFEDPTRYTHDEIVQLKKWISRGNQKFGGLKAETTCYGIIGFVRFLGPYYMLVIKRRKKVGEICGHAVYGIAETEQIMIPYPSPETRVANSLAERRYKNLLKMVDVRKNFYFSYTYHLMYTLQTNVCNTESGEIHDETMFVWNEYLTHGIRRILQNTVWTVSLVYGFFQQTKCSVSDEEFVLTVIARRSRHYAGTRYLRRGINDAGNVANEVEIEQIVTKEVPEGQKVPMTSVVQMRGSIPLFWSQETSVFTPQPDIILNNKDVKHVATRRHFENLKQRYGRLIIILNLLKTGKHRESILRAEFGKAISSINKGTTRENHLKAIHFDLNKQYKSGADGAFEHLCNYGKRALELINLFFCEAPLGVGAEAVINDSFFNNPIMNEDEEETSPEEEALKADIFSLQNGVLRSNCIDCLDRTNVAQYAHGLVALAQQLHLLGITGPPIVDKNNPLAKKLMEAYEKMGDAIAMQYAGSDAHIKMFSALRGDWNMMMKHRDMITAVRRHYNNAYMDSEKQNAINMFLGQSGPQLGRPALWELRSDQHNTGNLDIENLRPRISRSFSDNLLLEGLDIEELINENPQPSREGLNGGWETNSEVGFFEPEPASPSVHFEDHLRGPGSKHMFPDSGSTSDSQGLDDVPGFSHSYNAKFTTADEMFERCSSMSSDNMFSDIAESFTSTTGTDHFEFLPGPSQTEGEYVLVPGFSNEFYHWVQHGRAFSRVWR; this is translated from the exons ATGGGATCGGAGCCTCGGGATGAGCCGAGGCGCAAACTGGTTGACTTGCCCTTTCTTCACAAATTCAAGCTCTACAGCACTCACACG AATTATTACTTGATTGGGAGAGACGAGAACAAGACCTTTTGGAGGATTCTCAAGATTGATCGAACCGACCCAACAGAGTTGAatctgtttgaggatcctacaAGGTATACGCATGACGAAATCGTCCAACTTAAAAAATGGATTAGCCGAGGGAACCAGAAGTTTGGTGGCCTTAAGGCAGAGACTACTTGCTATGGAATCATCG GGTTTGTGAGATTCTTGGGGCCTTATTACATGCTGGTgattaaaagaagaaagaaagtggGCGAGATCTGCGGCCACGCTGTTTATGGTATAGCAGAGACTGAACAGATCATGATCCCATATCCTTCCCCTGAGACAAGAGTGGCTAATTCTTTGGCCGAGAGAAG GTACAAGAATCTCCTAAAAATGGTGGATGTTAGAAAAAACTTCTACTTCAGCTACACATATCACCTCATGTATACGCTCCAGACGAACGTATGCAACACTGAGAGTGGAGAGATTCATGACGAAACCATGTTCGTGTGGAATGAATATTTAACACATGGGATCAGAAGGATCCTCCAGAATACCGTATGGACAGTTTCACTTGTATATGGATTCTTTCAACAG ACTAAGTGTTCAGTATCTGATGAAGAGTTTGTATTGACTGTCATTGCTCGGCGTTCACGCCATTATGCTGGTACAAG ATATTTAAGGCGTGGTATAAATGACGCAGGCAACGTAGCCAATGAGGTTGAGATAGAGCAGATTGTTACCAAAGAGGTTCCAGAGGGTCAGAAAGTCCCAATGACATCAGTTGTGCAGATGCGAGGCTCCATACCGCTATTTTGGTCACAGGAGACATCTGTGTTCACCCCACAACCCGACATAATAT TGAACAATAAGGACGTGAAACACGTGGCTACTCGACGCCATTTTGAGAATCTGAAACAGAGATATGGAAGGCTGATAATCATCCTGAATCTTCTAAAG ACAGGAAAGCATAGAGAGAGCATCTTACGAGCAGAGTTTGGAAAGGCAATCTCGTCTATCAACAAAGGCACCACGAGGGAGAACCATTTAAAGGCAATCCATTTTGATCTGAACAAACAGTACAAAAG TGGAGCTGATGGTGCATTTGAGCATTTGTGTAACTACGGGAAGAGAGCATTGGAATTAATTAACTTGTTTTTCTGTGAAGCTCCTTTAGGTGTAGGAGCTGAAGCTGTAATTAACGACTCATTTTTCAA TAACCCTATTATGAATGAGGATGAAGAGGAAACTAGtccagaagaagaagctttgaaGGCAGATATATTTTCGCTTCAAAATGGGGTCTTGAGGTCAAACTGCATAGACTGCTTGGATCGTACCAATGTTGCTCAGTACGCCCATGGATTGGTAGCTCTTGCTCAACAGCTGCATCTATTAGGTATCACTGGACCTCCTATCGTCGACAAAAACAATCCCCTGGCAAAGAAATTGATGGAAGCTTACGAAAAAATGGGTGATGCAATTGCAATGCAGTATGCTGGCTCGGATGCACACATCAAG ATGTTTAGTGCTCTGAGAGGTGATTGGAACATGATGATGAAGCACCGTGATATGATTACAGCTGTGCGTCGCCACTACAACAACGCTTATATGGACAGTGAAAAGCAGAATGCCATCAATAT GTTCTTGGGGCAATCTGGGCCTCAATTGGGGAGGCCAGCCCTATGGGAGTTGCGGTCTGACCAGCACAACACTGGAAACCTAGATATAGAAAACCTGAG GCCAAGAATTTCGAGATCCTTTTCTGATAACCTCCTCTTGGAGGGTTTGGATATTGAGGAGCTGATAAACGAAAATCCTCAGCCTTCACGTGAAGGATTAAACGGTGGCTGGGAAACCAATTCAGAAGTTGGATTCTTTGAGCCAGAACCAGCTTCTCCAAG CGTCCACTTTGAAGATCATTTGAGAGGACCAGGATCCAAACATATGTTTCCGGACAGTGGCTCTACGTCTGATTCTCAAGGGCTGGATGATGTACCTGGTTTTTCACACTCGTACAATGCTAAGTTCACCACCGCAGATGAAATGTTTGAACGTTGCAG CTCCATGTCGTCAGATAACATGTTCAGCGACATAGCCGAGTCCTTCACTTCTACAACTGGGACGGACCATTTTGAG TTTCTTCCAGGTCCGAGTCAAACAGAAGGTGAATATGTTTTAGTACCTGGCTTCTCAAATGAGTTCTATCACTGGGTGCAACACGGAAGAGCATTTTCAAGGGTGTGGAGATGA
- the LOC106436835 gene encoding phosphoinositide phosphatase SAC5-like: protein MLKLVDLPVLHKFTLYRTRTNYYLIGRDEKKTFWRILKIDRTDPNELNLFEDPTRYTHDEITQLKKWISRGNQKYGGLRAETTCYGIIGFVKFLGPYYMLVIKRRKKVGEICGHTVYGVAESQMIMIPYPSRKTIDADSSAERKYKKLLNMVDLSKDFYFSYTYHLMYSLQKNICNTERGKIHDETMFVWNEYLTHGIRRNLRNTVWTVALVYGFFQQTKCLVSDEQFILTVIARRSRHYAGTRYLRRGVNEEGSVANEVETEQIVTKEVPEGQKIPMTSVVQMRGSIPLFWSQKPSVFNPQPNIILNNKDRNYVATKLHFENLKQRYGKLIIILNLLKAGKHRENILREEFEKAILFINGGTRRENHLKANHFDLNEHYKSGADRAFKLLCADGKEALESINLFFGEVPSGIGADLVINDTFFNSPILNQDEEATSSEQEALKADIFMRQTGVFRSNCIDCLDRTNVAQFAYGLVALARQLQKLGIRGPPIVDKNNPLAKKLMEVYENMGDAIAMQYAGSDAHIKMFSALRGDWNIIKKNRDKIIALRRHLYNTFQDSEKQNAINVFLGEFKPQLGKPALWELPSDQRNTMRNSSNLNINKLRPNHSRSFSDNLILESLDPKELVQENHQPSRAGLNSGWETTSNGGWETTSNGGWETTSEVGFCEAEPSSSRVHSVIRDEDNLRGIGSRQMFLEVGSTSDSHGLEDAPGLSHSYNATFITAEEMFERCSSTSSDLIIEVFSFITISVLSIEVTFFFLFFLVIMLKY from the exons ATGCTCAAATTGGTTGACTTGCCCGTTCTTCACAAATTCACGCTCTACCGCACTCGCACG AACTATTACTTGATTGGGAGAGACGAGAAGAAAACCTTTTGGAGGATTCTTAAGATTGATCGGACCGATCCAAACGAGTTGAATTTATTCGAAGATCCTACAAGGTATACGCATGACGAAATCACCCAACTTAAAAAATGGATTAGTCGAGGGAACCAGAAGTATGGTGGCCTTAGAGCAGAGACAACTTGCTATGGAATCATTG GGTTTGTGAAATTCTTGGGGCCTTATTACATGCTGGTCattaaaagaagaaagaaagtggGCGAGATCTGCGGACATACTGTTTATGGTGTAGCAGAGAGTCAAATGATCATGATTCCATATCCTTCCAGGAAAACGATAGATGCTGATTCTTCAGCCGAGCGAAA GTACAAGAAGCTCCTAAACATGGTGGATCTTAGCAAAGACTTCTACTTCAGCTACACATATCACCTCATGTATAGCCTCCAAAAGAACATATGCAACACTGAGAGAGGAAAAATTCACGACGAAACCATGTTCGTGTGGAATGAATATTTAACGCACGGAATCAGAAGGAACCTCCGGAATACCGTATGGACAGTTGCACTGGTATATGGATTCTTTCAACAG ACTAAATGTTTAGTGTCTGATGAACAATTTATACTGACTGTCATTGCTCGTCGTTCACGCCATTATGCTGGTACAAG ATATTTAAGGCGTGGTGTAAATGAGGAAGGCAGCGTAGCCAACGAGGTTGAGACAGAGCAGATTGTTACCAAAGAGGTTCCAGAGGGTCAGAAAATTCCAATGACATCAGTCGTGCAGATGCGAGGCTCCATTCCCCTATTTTGGTCACAGAAACCATCTGTGTTCAACCCACAACCCAATATAATAT TGAACAACAAGGACCGGAATTACGTGGCTACTAAACTCCACTTTGAGAATCTGAAACAGAGATATGGAAAGCTTATAATCATCCTGAATCTTTTAAAA GCAGGAAAGCATCGGGAAAACATCTTACGGGAAGAGTTTGAAAAGGCAATCTTGTTTATCAACGGAGGCACCAGGAGGGAGAACCATTTAAAGGCAAACCATTTTGATCTAAATGAACACTACAAAAG tggaGCTGATCGTGCATTCAAGCTCTTGTGTGCCGATGGGAAGGAAGCATTGGAATCAATTAACTTATTTTTCGGTGAGGTTCCTTCAGGCATAGGAGCTGATCTCGTAATTAACGACACATTTTTCAA TAGCCCTATTCTGAATCAAGATGAAGAGGCAACTAGCTCAGAACAAGAAGCTTTGAAGGCAGATATATTCATGCGTCAAACTGGGGTCTTTAGGTCAAACTGCATAGACTGCTTGGATCGTACTAATGTTGCTCAGTTCGCCTATGGATTGGTAGCTCTTGCTCGTCAGCTGCAGAAATTGGGTATCAGAGGACCTCCTATCGTCGATAAGAACAATCCTTTGGCAAAGAAATTGATGGAAGTTTATGAAAATATGGGTGATGCAATTGCAATGCAGTATGCTGGCTCAGACGCACACATCAAG ATGTTCAGTGCTCTTAGAGGTGATTGGAACATAATAAAGAAGAACCGTGATAAGATCATAGCTTTGCGTCGCCACTTATACAACACTTTTCAGGACAGCGAAAAGCAGAACGCCATAAATGT GTTCTTGGGGGAATTCAAGCCTCAGTTGGGGAAGCCAGCCTTGTGGGAGTTGCCCTCTGACCAGCGAAACACTATGAGAAATAGTTCTAACTTGAATATCAATAAGCTGAG GCCAAATCATTCAAGATCCTTTTCCGATAACCTCATCTTGGAGAGTTTGGATCCGAAGGAGCTGGTACAAGAAAATCATCAGCCTTCACGTGCAGGGTTAAATAGTGGCTGGGAAACCACTTCAAATGGTGGCTGGGAAACCACTTCAAACGGTGGCTGGGAAACCACTTCAGAAGTTGGATTCTGTGAAGCAGAACCATCTTCTTCAAG AGTCCACTCAGTTATTCGCGATGAAGATAATTTGAGAGGAATAGGATCAAGGCAGATGTTTCTAGAGGTTGGCTCTACGTCTGATTCTCACGGGCTCGAAGATGCACCTGGTCTTTCACACTCATACAATGCTACATTCATTACGGCAGAGGAAATGTTTGAACGTTGCAG CTCCACGTCGTCAGACTTAATTATTGAGGTATTTTCCTTCATTACCATATCAGTCTTAAGTATTgaagttacttttttttttcttttttttttggtaatcatgtTAAAGTATTGA